In Labrys monachus, the genomic stretch AAGCCCTTGAGGTCCGGCGATTTGCGCAGCTCGGCGAGATGGGCGTCGAACTTGTCCTGCGGGAATGTGTAGGTGAAGCCGGCGTCGGTCCCGCACTTCTGGTCCTTGTAATACTGGCAGACATTGGCCTTGGTCACCATGACATGGCTGACGAGGACGGTGTCCGGCGTCTTCTTGCCGGCAAGCTGCATGAGGGCGAGAGGCACGATGTAATTGCCGTAGCGCTCGGGGAAATAGCCGACGGAGGCGATGAAGGCGGGCTCGTCGACCAGCGTCTGCACCTCGTCCGCGCCCATGCCGACCACCAGCAGATCCGCCTCGCGGCCCGCCTGCTTGACGGCGCGCAGCATGCCGGTCGCCGACTGGTCGTTGATGGCGGTCACCATGATCGGCACGCCGGCCGGGATGCGGCCGAGCACGTTGTTCATCTGCGTGAAGCTCTCTTCGAGCGTGTTCTTGGAATCGATCTTGACGACCTGTCCGACCGGGAAGCCGTCGACCGAAGCGAGGAAGCCGGCGACCTGGCCGCCGGTGCGCATGGCGGGGATGGCGCCGGACTGCGGCAGCTCGCCGATGACGAGATAGCCGGTCTTGACCTTGTCGAGGCCGAATTTGGCGATCGCCGCCTGGGCGAGATAGGAGCCGCCCATGAAGCCGGAACGCGGATTGTTGGCGCCGAAGAAGGTCGCGCCGGGCATCGGGATGTCGATGGCGGTCACCTTGGTGTCGGCATCGTTCATCTTCTGCATGATGGTGGCGCCGAAATTGGCGTCGGTCTGGAACTCGACGACATAGTCGACATTGCGCTGCAGGAAGCTCTCGGCATTGGCGAGCGCCGTCGCGCCGTCGAGGCGGTTGTCGGCGACCTGGAGTTCGATGCCGGCGGCCTTGGCGTTGGCGAGCAGGCCCTGCTCGACCTTGACGCAGAAGGCGATGTCGCGCTGCAGGTTGGCGAAGCCGATCACGAAGGATTGACCGTTGCGCGGCTTGGACACCTGGGCGGCGTCCTTGACCATGTCGCCGAGTTGCTGTGCGCTCAGCATGGCGCCGGTCGGCTTGTCCGGATCGAAGCCGTGGAAATCCTCGGCGAAGGCGGCCGAAACCGCCAGAGCCGACGACAGGAGCGCCGCGACGGATGCTCCCACGACGCGCCGCATGGCGGCGCTACGCATGACGATACTACGCTTGCTCGAACGCATCGGTCCCTCCCGTCGAATTGTCAGATCTTGTTTTTTGGCCTGACCAATTGTATGTCCGAACCGGATACCATAGGTTCCGCGGCCTGCCAAGGCAGGGCCATCGAATTCGGAAAACAGCAGCATCGCGAGACGAATCTCGTTCTGCGCACGGGATGGCCACAAGCCCCAGGGAGGACGACGATGCGCATCACCGGGATGACGCCCTATGTGCTGCGCTGGCCGGAGCCCAATGATTTCGGCCATGACCGCATGACCGTGCTGCTCGCCGTCGACACCGATGCCGGCCTGCGCGGCTGGGGCGAGGCGATCGCCATGTGGCCCGAGGCCTGCCGCGCCACCGTCGCGGTGATCGCCGACGGCTTCGCGCCGCTCCTCAGGGGGCGGGACGCCAGCGACACGCAGGGCTGCTGGGACGCCATGAAGGCGCAGAGCTGGTGGTACGGCGAAGGCGGCATCGCCACGCTGGCGCTGTCGGCCGTCGACATGGCGCTGTGGGATCTCAAGGCGAGGGACCGCGGCGTTCCCCTCGTCCACTTGTGGGGCGCCCGGCACGAGGCGCTGCCGGCTTGCGCCAGCCTGCATGTCAACCAGCCGACGATCGAGGATTCGGTGCGCGACATCGCCGCGCATTTCGCCGCCGGCTTCCGCTCGGCCAAGCTCGGCCTCGGCAAGAAAGGCCTCTCCAGGGCCGGGCGCGACCCCGATTACGACGTCGCGCTGGTCAAGGCGCTGCGTGCCGCCATCGGCCTCGACGGCGGCATCATGGTCGATGCCGGCAACGGCACGGTGTGGGACCTCAAGACCGCCATCCGCACCGTCGACCGCATGGCCGAGTACGACATCGCCTGGATCGAGGAGCCCTTCCATCCGAGCCGCGTCGCCGACCACGTCGCCCTCAAGAAGGCGGTGCCGGTGCCGCTCGCCGCCGGCGAGCGCGAATGGCAGGCCGCCGGCTACCGGCGCTGGATCGAGACGGGCGCCATCGACGTGTTCGGCCTCGACCCGGCGCGCATCGAGGGGGTCACCGGCTTCCGGCTGGCGGCGGATGCCGTCGAGAAGGCGGGCGCGACCGTGAACGCCCATGCCTGGTCGACGGCGGTGCTGACGGGCGCGAGCCTGCATCTGTCGCTCGCCTCGCCCTCGGCCCAGCTGTTCGAGCTCAAGCCGCTGGCCGGGCCCATGCAGTTCGACCTCGTCGACGAGCCCTTCTGGCACGAGGACGGCCTGGTCAGGGCGCCCGCCCGGCCGGGCCACGGCGCCGAGCCGAAGATGGCGACGATCGAGAAATACAGGGTCGGCTGAACCGCGCCCGCTCCGCCGCCCTCACGATGGCGTGACATGCAACCACGGCCGGGAAGGATTAAAACCCCTGGGTCAGCGCCAAATGCCGGCCGGCGGCTAGCCTCGCCGCTGAAGTTGTAATACTCGTCGTGTCGGGGGCGGCACGCGGTCGAGACGCCCCCGGGACACGCATTGGACGGACGGAAAAATGACGGGAGTGGCAAGAATGATATCGATGAAGTATTTCCTTCCCTTGTCGATATTGATGTTGAGCGTAGCCGGGCCCGTATTGGCGTCCGACCTTCAGTTGACGGGTGCTGAAATAAAGGCCCGCATCATCGGAAATACGGTTACCGGCGTCGATGACGGCGATACCTATCAGGAATACTACAATCCGAACGGCTCGATCGCGGGAACCGACAATACAGGTAAATATACCGGCAACTGGCGCATCGATGGCGACCAGTTGTGCACGATCTTCCAGGACACGGACAATGACGTGGTGACCGCGAAGGATTGGAACTGCTCGAATATCGGCGTCATCGGCGACCATGTGATCTGGAACGACGACGGAGACCTGTCCGACGCGAAGCTGATCCCCGGCCGCCGTTGAGCGGGGCGTTTGAGAGGAGGACGGCGGGGGGCCGTCCTCTTTGCGTTCCGGCAACGCACCGCCGGACACCGCTCGGATCGGGGCGCTGCGCTTGACAGTTCAATATGGACGAACATATTGGAGGGCATGGCAAGGCAGTCCAACCGGGAAAAGATCCTGATCGAAGGCCTGCGGGTGGTGCATCGGCACGGCTTCGCGGGGGCGAGCGTGCGCGACATCGTCCAGGCCGCCGGCGTGCCGCAGGGCTCCTTCACCAACCATTTCGCCTCCAAGGAGGCCTTCGCCCTCGAGATCCTCGATCTCTATTACGCCAACAACGCGGCGACGATCGCCGAGACCCTGCGCAACGATGCGCTGCCGCCGCTGCAGCGGCTGGCCGCCTATATCGACGCGGGCAAGAACCGCCTCAACCGCGACAACATGCGCAATGGCTGCCTGTTCGGCAATCTCACCGCCGAGGCCACCGACCAGAGCGAAGTCATCCGGCAGCGCCTGCTCGACATCTTCGCCGAGGTGAAGGCCTCCGTCGCCTATTGCCTGAAGGCGGCGGTCGCGGCCGGCGAGCTGCCGCCCGGCTTCGAATGCGACGAGGTGGCCGGCTTCGTCGTCTCCTCCCTGCAGGGCGCCAATCTCCTGGCCAAGGCCCATCGCGACCCCGAGCCGGTCGAGCGCTTCAAGCGGCTGCTGTTCTCCAAGATCCTGCGCTGATCTGGGAGCGCGGACAGGGATGTCCGCGCGCCCGGCAATTCGCGCTTGACCAAAAAAATACGGACGTCCATATTTGTGCTTTGCAACATGAATTGCGGCACCAAGGACATTTCAGATGACCATACTGGCGGCAACCGCGCCCTGCGAGCGCAAGGCCCTCGACCCCAATCGGTGGGCCGCGCTGGCGGTGCTGCTGACGGGGGCCTTCCTGGCACCGCTCGACTTCTTCATCGTCAATGTCGCCATGCCCTCGATCACCACCGGGCTCCACGCCACCTCGGCCGACGTCCAGCTCGTGATCTCGGGCTATGCGGTGGTCTATTCGGTGTTCCTGATCACCGGCGGACGGCTCGGCGACATCTATGGGCGCAAGGCGATCTTCCTGATCGGCCTGTCGGGCTTCGCCACGGCGTCGGCCTTCTGCGGCCTCGCCTGGTCGCCGTCGGCGCTCATCCTCGCCCGGCTGCTGCAGGCGCTCGCCGCCGCCGCGATGGCGCCGCAGGCGCTGGCCTCGGTGCATGCGCTCTTCCCCCCGCATGAGCGCGGCCGCGCCCTCAGCATCTACGGCATCGCCATCGGCCTGTCCTCGATCGTCGGCCAGCTCCTCGGCGGCGCGCTGGTGGGCGCCGATATCGGCGGGCTGGGCTGGCGGCTGATCTTCCTCATCAACCTGCCGATCGCCATCGTCGCCTTCCTCGCCGCCATCCCGCTGCTGCGCGAGACGCGCGGCCAGCATCGCCCCCGCCTCGACATCGGCGGCGTCGTGCTGTCGAGCCTGGCGCTGACCGCCCTCGTCCTGCCGCTGGTGGAAGGGCGGGAGCGGGGATGGCCCTGGTGGTCGGTCGCCCTGCTGGCAACCACGCCGTTCCTGGTCGAGGCCTTCCGGCGCTACGAGATCCGCCTGGCGCGCGCCGGCGGCGATCCGCTCGTCGCCATCGAGGCCTTCCGTTCCAAGGGCCTGCTCAAGGGCCTGGGCGCCATCATGACGCTCTATGCGATGGCGACCTTCTTCCTCACCTTTTCGATCTATCTGCAGACGGCGCTGGGCTTCACCGCCCTGCAGTCCGGGCTGTCGATCCTGCCCTTCTCGGCCGGCTTCCTGGCCGGATCGACCTTCAGCCCCTTCCTCGCCCGCCTGTTCGGCAAGGCGGCGCCCTCGCTCAGCTTCGCTCTGTCGGCAAGCGGCACCCTTGCGACCGCCGCCGTCATCGCCGCCTTCCCGGCTGGCGCGCTGCCGCCCTGGCCGCTGCTGGCGCCGGCGCTGGCGCTGATCGGCCTCGGCATGGGCATGTGCATGCCGACCATGGTGCGCGTCATCGTCGAGCGGGTCGAGCCGCACCGGGCCGGCCTCGTCGGCGGCCTCGTCAACTCCACCCTGCAGGTGAGCGCCGCCGTCAGCGTCGCCGTGCTGGGCGGGCTGTTCTTCACCCTGCTCGGCAGCCGGAGCGATGCGGCGGCGGTGACGCACGCCTTCGCGGTCACGCTGGTCGCCATCGCCGCCTGCCATGGCGCCGGCGCCCTGCTGGCGGCCGGCCTCGGCCAGCCGCGCACCGCTTCGGCCGGCCGGCAGGCCGCGATCGTCGTCGAATGAAGGCAATCCCCGAAAGGACCCCATCATGACAGCCAGGACGAGCAAGATCCCCGGGCCGGATCACCCCATCACCATCGAGCCGAGCGGCACCCATGTGATCGTCTCCGCCGGCGGGCGGATCATCGCCGACAGCAAGCGGGCCCTCACCTTGCGCGAATCCACCTATCCGCCGGTGCTCTACATCCCGCGCGAGGATGCCGATATGAGCCTGCTGCAGCGCAGCGGCCACGCGACCTACTGCCCCTACAAGGGCGACTGCGCCTATTACGGCATCCCCCTCGGCGGCGAGCGGGCGGCCGATGCGGTGTGGACCTATGAGGCGCCCTATCCGGCGGTGGCCGCGATCGCAGGCCACCTCGCCTTCTATCCCGACCGCGTCGACAGCGTGGAAGAGCGGCCCCTGCCCTGAAGGGACGGGTGAATCAGCGGCCTTCTCCCGTTCGGGAGAAGGTGCCGGCAGGCGGATGAGGGCCTGCACCCGGACGATGATCGCTCCGTCGTCGCGTTCTTATCGTCTAACGACAGACCCTCATCCGGCGCTTCGCGCCACCTTCTCCCGAACGGGAGAAGGAAAATCGCGCTTTCTTCTATAAAGCGGGCATCTATGGTCTTGCCGCCCGGCCGGACGGCCATAGCGGCCCTATCATCGAGACTTTTGGAAATCCCAGCATGAGCACCCTGTTTTCGCCCTTCACCCTGCGCGGCCTGACGCTGCCCAACCGCATCGTCGTGTCGCCGATGTGCCAATATTCGGCCGAGCAGGGCAGGGCCACCGACTGGCACATGGTGCATCTGGGCACCCTCGCGCTCTCGGGCGCCGGCATGCTGTGCCTGGAGGCCACCGCCGTCGAAGCCGACGGCCGCATCACCGCCGGCGATCTCGGCCTGTGGGACGACGCCACCGAGGCGGCGCTGGTGCCGGTGCTGGCGGCGATCCGCCGCCGCTCCCGCACCGCCGTGACGGTGCAGCTCGGCCATGCCGGCCGCAAGGCCTCGAGCCAGCTGCCCTGGGAGGGCGGCCAGCAGATCCCGGCCGGCCAGCCGGGAGGCTGGCTGACGCATGCGCCCTCGGCGCTCGCCCAGAAGGAGGGCGAGGCGCTGCCGCTGGCGCTCGACGAGGCCGGGCTCGAAAGGGTGCGCACCGCCTTCGCGGCGGCGGCAAGGCGGGCGGCGCGGCTCGGGCTCGACGCCATCGAGATCCACGCCGCCCATGGCTATCTGCTGCACCAGTTCCTGTCGCCGCTGTCGAACCAGCGCAGCGATGCCTATGGCGGCTCGCTGGAAAACCGCATGCGCTTTCCGCTCGAGGTGTTCGACGCGGTCCGGGCGGCCTTCCCGGCGGAAAAGCCGGTCGGCATCCGGGTATCGGCGACCGATTGGGTCGAGGGCGGCTGGGACCTCGAACAGACCGTGGCCTTCGCCCGCGCATTGAAGACGCGCGGCGTGGACTGGGTCGACGTCTCCTCCGGCGGCATCTCGCCCTTGCAGAAGATCGCCATCGGCCCCGGCTACCAGGTCGATTTCGCCGAGGCCGTGAAGACGCAGGCCGGCGTCGCCACCATCGCCGTCGGCCTCATCACCGAGCCGCACCAGGCCGAGGCGATCGTCGCCAGCGGCAAGGCCGATCTCGTCGCCCTCGCGCGCGGCGTGCTCTACGACCCGCGCTGGGGCTGGCACGCCGCCGCCACGCTCGGCGCCACGGTGGAGGCGCCGCCGCAATATTGGCGGGCGCTGCCGCACGAGCACAAGACGCTGTTCGGCGACACCCGCTTCGGCTCCCGCTGACGGACCCTCCCCCGCCGAGCGCAGCTTCGGCGGAACCGCACGCCCGCCCGGCACGTTGCCCCCGCAACGACAAAGCGTTCTATCTTCAGACCGAATCACCAAGAATCGCAAAACGCTTTTGATATCAGTGCGTTAAACTGGTGATCCGTTCCTGTTCGAACGCATTTTGCTTTAGGGGCGGCGGGAGAACCATGGCAGGGCGGCAACCGACGCAGCCGGCAGAGACGGACCGCCCCTTCGGGCCCGGCAGGCCGGGCGCCCCGTTTCCGCGCGACGTCGCGGCGCGGGCCGTCCGTCTCCTCCCTGTCCTCCTCATCCTCGCGCTGCCCGCGGCCGCGCCGGCGCAGACGGCCTCCCCGCCCCTGCCGCCGCCACGGCCCGAGACGTTCGGCCCGGCGGCGCCCCGGCCCGAACCCTTCGGGCCCGACCGGCCGCCCCACGCGATTCAGGGTCCGCCGATGCCGGCGCCGCCGGCGCCCGCCGCCGAGGGGCCGCCCGCGCCGCCGCCCCGGCCGGATGCCGCCCCCGCCGCGCCGGCGCCCGAGGCCAAGCCACCCGAATCAAAGCCACCCGAATCAAAGCCGGCCGAGGCGGCGCCGCAAGCGCCGGCCGCCCCGCCCGGCCCCGACTGCCTCACCCGCCTGCGCGACCGCGGCCTCGCCGCCGAGACGGCCACCGTGCCGGCGGACCCGGACAACCCCGCCTGCACCATCGACACGCCGGTGACGCTCACCGCGATGTCGCTGCCGGGCGGGCGCGTCGAGCTGCCCGACCGGCCGACGATCGCCTGCACCACCGCCGAGACCTTCGCCGACTTCCTCTCCGGCTTCATGGCGCCGCTCGCCAAGGGCACCTATGGCGACACCATCGTCTCGGTCGGCACCGGGCCGGGCTTCGAATGCCGCCCGCGCGACGGCGTCAAGGGCGCCAAGCTCAGCGCCCACGGCCAGGGCCTCGCCATCGACGTCGCCCAGTTCCGCCTGTCGGGCGGACGCACCTACCATGTCGGCGACTTCGCGGACGAGCGCGACCGCGTGTTCGACCGCGCCTTCCGCGCCGGCGCCTGCGGCTATTTCCACACCGCCCTCGGCCCCGGCGCCGACGCCTCCCACGCCACCCACTGGCACATGGACCTCGAACCGCGCGGCACGAGCGGCACCTCGCGGTTCTGCCAATAGGGCGCATGTGGCGGCTGTGCGGACGTCCCATCCATAGGCGTTGACATGCGAGAACGGGCCACCTTCTCCCGAGTCGGGAGAAGGTCCCGGCAGGGGGATGAGGGTCTGGACTTCGACGCAGATAGCTCGATAGTCCCGCTTTAATTGTCGAGATTTAGACCCTCATCCGGCGCTGCGCGCCACCTTCTCCCGCATGGGAGAAGGAATTGCGCCGTTTCTTGCGAATTTTGCGTCTATGGGAGCCCCACAAAAACGCCGCGCCCCGCCTTGCGCCGCCGCCCGGCCCGCCCCACAGTGGCGCAAAACAAAGCGAGCGGGAGGGAAGCCATGCAGCCGAACCGGGTGAAGGCCGCGGTGATGACGGGGCCGGGCCGCATCGAGACGCAGCATTTCCCCTATCCCGATGCCGGCGAGGACGGCATGGTGATCAAGCTCGAGCTCTGCGGCCTGTGCGGCACCGACAAGCACACCTACAGGGGTGAGACCACGCAATATGGCGGCACCCCGGCCGAGACCTCGACGCCCTTCCCGATCATCCCCGGCCACGAGATCGTCGGCACCGTCGCCGACATCGGCAAGCGCGCCCGCACCGGCCTCGAATATCACGGCCAGACCCTCGCCATCGGCGACCGGGTGGTGATGTGCCCGGATATCCTGTGCGGGCGCTGCTATTACTGCCGCAACTTCCACGGCTTTCCGCTGTGCGAGAACATCCGCGGCTACGGCAACCACTACACCTCCACCGAGGCGCCGCATCTGATGGGCGGCTGGGCCGAGCACATCTATGTCCGCCCCGACGCCTTCGTCTTCAAGGTGCCCGACAGCATCGACGCCGACATCGCCGTGATGACCGAGTTGATGGCCGTCACCTACAATCTCGACAAGGCCAAATCCTTCTATTCGATGGACGGCGAGGGCTTCGGCTCCGGCGCCTCGATCGCGGTGCAGGGCGTCGGGCCGATGGGCCTGCTCCACGTCTTCAAGGCGCGCATCATGGGCGCCGGCGACATCGTCGCGCTCGACCGCTCGGACTACCGCCTCGCCATGGCCCGGAAGTTCGGGGCCGACCATACCATCAACGTCACCGGCCTCGCCCCGGCCGAGGTGGTGGCCCGGGTGCGCGACCTCACCGAGGGCCGCGGCGCCGACCTCGTGCTCGAATGCACCGGCGTGTCGGAGGCCATCCCCCAGGGCATCGAGATGGGCCGGCGCGGCGGCATGTACATCGTCGCCGGCGTCTTCGCCGATGTCGGCACGGTGACGCTCAACCCCCACCACATCGCCGCCCGCCAGCTCCGCCTGATCGGCCTATGCAACCACCCGCCGACGGGCTATGTCAACAGCCTGAAACTGCTGGAGAAACACCAGCACGCCTTCCCGCTGCGGGACTTCGTGACCCACCGCTTTAGCGTGGGCGACGCGGATGCGGCAATGGCCCAGGCGATGAAGCTGGACGAGACGATGAAGGTGGTGATCACGCCGTAAGGGGGAGAGGAAATGCGCAAGCCGCCCTCGACGTCTCGTTCACCTGGTCCACGTTCTCGTGCGGGGGCGACCATGACCGGTCCGGCCAGCGCCAGGCCGCCATCGGCGTTTCGACCCTCGCCCCGTGAAGGAGGCGACGAAATGCTGGCCGTGATGGACGACGAGCACGGCTCGTTTCGATCCACGCCCCCGTGAAGGAGGCGACTGCGTGAAGATCGCCCAGTCGCGTTGCGTAAACGCCTTGTTTCGATCCACGCCCCCGTGAAGGAGGCGACCCGAGGCGATCGTCGGCGTCGGCCTTGGCGGAGTAGTTTCGATCCACGCCCCCGTGAAGGAGGCGACAGGGGCAGGCGATTGGCCCGACGACGGCGCAGGCGTTTCGATCCACGCCCCCGTGAAGGAGGCGACCGCCTTGTGC encodes the following:
- a CDS encoding sugar ABC transporter substrate-binding protein, which translates into the protein MRSSKRSIVMRSAAMRRVVGASVAALLSSALAVSAAFAEDFHGFDPDKPTGAMLSAQQLGDMVKDAAQVSKPRNGQSFVIGFANLQRDIAFCVKVEQGLLANAKAAGIELQVADNRLDGATALANAESFLQRNVDYVVEFQTDANFGATIMQKMNDADTKVTAIDIPMPGATFFGANNPRSGFMGGSYLAQAAIAKFGLDKVKTGYLVIGELPQSGAIPAMRTGGQVAGFLASVDGFPVGQVVKIDSKNTLEESFTQMNNVLGRIPAGVPIMVTAINDQSATGMLRAVKQAGREADLLVVGMGADEVQTLVDEPAFIASVGYFPERYGNYIVPLALMQLAGKKTPDTVLVSHVMVTKANVCQYYKDQKCGTDAGFTYTFPQDKFDAHLAELRKSPDLKGFEGLIPSN
- a CDS encoding mandelate racemase/muconate lactonizing enzyme family protein, yielding MRITGMTPYVLRWPEPNDFGHDRMTVLLAVDTDAGLRGWGEAIAMWPEACRATVAVIADGFAPLLRGRDASDTQGCWDAMKAQSWWYGEGGIATLALSAVDMALWDLKARDRGVPLVHLWGARHEALPACASLHVNQPTIEDSVRDIAAHFAAGFRSAKLGLGKKGLSRAGRDPDYDVALVKALRAAIGLDGGIMVDAGNGTVWDLKTAIRTVDRMAEYDIAWIEEPFHPSRVADHVALKKAVPVPLAAGEREWQAAGYRRWIETGAIDVFGLDPARIEGVTGFRLAADAVEKAGATVNAHAWSTAVLTGASLHLSLASPSAQLFELKPLAGPMQFDLVDEPFWHEDGLVRAPARPGHGAEPKMATIEKYRVG
- a CDS encoding TetR/AcrR family transcriptional regulator — its product is MARQSNREKILIEGLRVVHRHGFAGASVRDIVQAAGVPQGSFTNHFASKEAFALEILDLYYANNAATIAETLRNDALPPLQRLAAYIDAGKNRLNRDNMRNGCLFGNLTAEATDQSEVIRQRLLDIFAEVKASVAYCLKAAVAAGELPPGFECDEVAGFVVSSLQGANLLAKAHRDPEPVERFKRLLFSKILR
- a CDS encoding MFS transporter; this encodes MTILAATAPCERKALDPNRWAALAVLLTGAFLAPLDFFIVNVAMPSITTGLHATSADVQLVISGYAVVYSVFLITGGRLGDIYGRKAIFLIGLSGFATASAFCGLAWSPSALILARLLQALAAAAMAPQALASVHALFPPHERGRALSIYGIAIGLSSIVGQLLGGALVGADIGGLGWRLIFLINLPIAIVAFLAAIPLLRETRGQHRPRLDIGGVVLSSLALTALVLPLVEGRERGWPWWSVALLATTPFLVEAFRRYEIRLARAGGDPLVAIEAFRSKGLLKGLGAIMTLYAMATFFLTFSIYLQTALGFTALQSGLSILPFSAGFLAGSTFSPFLARLFGKAAPSLSFALSASGTLATAAVIAAFPAGALPPWPLLAPALALIGLGMGMCMPTMVRVIVERVEPHRAGLVGGLVNSTLQVSAAVSVAVLGGLFFTLLGSRSDAAAVTHAFAVTLVAIAACHGAGALLAAGLGQPRTASAGRQAAIVVE
- a CDS encoding DUF427 domain-containing protein: MTARTSKIPGPDHPITIEPSGTHVIVSAGGRIIADSKRALTLRESTYPPVLYIPREDADMSLLQRSGHATYCPYKGDCAYYGIPLGGERAADAVWTYEAPYPAVAAIAGHLAFYPDRVDSVEERPLP
- a CDS encoding NADH:flavin oxidoreductase/NADH oxidase, with translation MSTLFSPFTLRGLTLPNRIVVSPMCQYSAEQGRATDWHMVHLGTLALSGAGMLCLEATAVEADGRITAGDLGLWDDATEAALVPVLAAIRRRSRTAVTVQLGHAGRKASSQLPWEGGQQIPAGQPGGWLTHAPSALAQKEGEALPLALDEAGLERVRTAFAAAARRAARLGLDAIEIHAAHGYLLHQFLSPLSNQRSDAYGGSLENRMRFPLEVFDAVRAAFPAEKPVGIRVSATDWVEGGWDLEQTVAFARALKTRGVDWVDVSSGGISPLQKIAIGPGYQVDFAEAVKTQAGVATIAVGLITEPHQAEAIVASGKADLVALARGVLYDPRWGWHAAATLGATVEAPPQYWRALPHEHKTLFGDTRFGSR
- a CDS encoding extensin family protein; this translates as MAGRQPTQPAETDRPFGPGRPGAPFPRDVAARAVRLLPVLLILALPAAAPAQTASPPLPPPRPETFGPAAPRPEPFGPDRPPHAIQGPPMPAPPAPAAEGPPAPPPRPDAAPAAPAPEAKPPESKPPESKPAEAAPQAPAAPPGPDCLTRLRDRGLAAETATVPADPDNPACTIDTPVTLTAMSLPGGRVELPDRPTIACTTAETFADFLSGFMAPLAKGTYGDTIVSVGTGPGFECRPRDGVKGAKLSAHGQGLAIDVAQFRLSGGRTYHVGDFADERDRVFDRAFRAGACGYFHTALGPGADASHATHWHMDLEPRGTSGTSRFCQ
- a CDS encoding zinc-dependent alcohol dehydrogenase, with the protein product MQPNRVKAAVMTGPGRIETQHFPYPDAGEDGMVIKLELCGLCGTDKHTYRGETTQYGGTPAETSTPFPIIPGHEIVGTVADIGKRARTGLEYHGQTLAIGDRVVMCPDILCGRCYYCRNFHGFPLCENIRGYGNHYTSTEAPHLMGGWAEHIYVRPDAFVFKVPDSIDADIAVMTELMAVTYNLDKAKSFYSMDGEGFGSGASIAVQGVGPMGLLHVFKARIMGAGDIVALDRSDYRLAMARKFGADHTINVTGLAPAEVVARVRDLTEGRGADLVLECTGVSEAIPQGIEMGRRGGMYIVAGVFADVGTVTLNPHHIAARQLRLIGLCNHPPTGYVNSLKLLEKHQHAFPLRDFVTHRFSVGDADAAMAQAMKLDETMKVVITP